Proteins from a genomic interval of Candidatus Rubidus massiliensis:
- the ypwA gene encoding Putative metalloprotease YpwA, with amino-acid sequence MNIPLFLEKQTKNIQELEIKSRLAWWNLAVTGDKIYTSELQDAEKALKKLYSNPEDYKWLQDHLGKGDLLQNRQLQLLLYRYAENLIEPALLAKMVDLETEIETIYTNFRPSVKDKLLSNNELKDILLNSVNIKEREEAWFASKKIGEEVSQKILELVHLRNQSAKKAGFSNYYQMRLYNQEIEEKELFDLLDELEQTTKDKWDTFIEDFTVSIKDKYKLDSNDLYPWLVSDPFFQEAPKTNYSLDPFYKDKDIVDISRNYYAFINLPVDDILHRSDLFERKGKNQHAFCTSIDQELDIRILCNIRDNEYWMSTQLHELGHAVYDKYIDPNLPYLLRMPAHISVTESIAMLFGRLGKNSDFVHSFANVESSELQTIKSQIDKQLGISLLIFTRWVMVMVHFEKALYENPHQDLNKLWWDLVEKFQSLKRPIHRNAPDWASKLHIACAPVYYQNYLLGEMMASQLIHSFKEEKQEGKNWFSNKPLGEWLKAKVFTDGAKYPWQELIKRATKHKLSSNYFIKDLI; translated from the coding sequence ATGAATATCCCATTATTTTTAGAAAAACAAACAAAAAATATCCAAGAACTAGAAATAAAAAGTCGTTTAGCTTGGTGGAATCTAGCCGTAACGGGTGATAAAATTTACACAAGTGAACTACAAGACGCTGAAAAAGCGCTAAAAAAATTGTATTCTAATCCTGAGGACTATAAATGGTTACAAGATCACTTAGGTAAAGGAGATTTACTACAAAATAGGCAATTACAATTACTGTTATATAGATATGCTGAAAATCTAATTGAGCCTGCTTTGTTAGCAAAAATGGTCGATCTAGAGACTGAAATTGAAACTATCTATACAAATTTTCGCCCCTCCGTTAAGGACAAACTTCTTTCAAACAATGAATTAAAAGATATTTTACTCAATAGTGTAAATATTAAAGAAAGAGAAGAAGCTTGGTTTGCCTCCAAAAAAATAGGAGAAGAAGTATCGCAAAAGATATTAGAACTTGTTCATTTACGAAATCAGTCTGCAAAAAAAGCAGGCTTTTCTAATTACTATCAAATGCGTTTGTATAATCAAGAAATTGAAGAAAAAGAGCTATTTGATTTACTGGATGAGCTAGAACAAACAACTAAAGATAAATGGGATACTTTTATTGAGGATTTTACGGTTTCAATAAAAGATAAGTATAAATTAGATTCTAACGACTTATACCCTTGGCTTGTATCTGATCCTTTTTTTCAAGAAGCGCCTAAAACTAATTATTCTTTAGATCCGTTTTATAAAGATAAAGATATTGTTGATATAAGCCGAAATTATTATGCCTTTATAAATTTGCCGGTGGACGATATTTTGCATCGATCCGATCTTTTCGAACGAAAGGGGAAAAACCAACATGCCTTTTGCACATCCATTGATCAAGAGTTAGATATTCGCATATTGTGCAACATTCGTGATAATGAATATTGGATGAGCACACAATTGCATGAGCTAGGTCATGCTGTTTATGATAAATATATTGACCCAAATTTACCCTACCTATTGAGAATGCCAGCCCACATAAGTGTAACAGAATCTATTGCTATGCTTTTTGGTCGTCTTGGAAAAAATAGTGATTTTGTACATTCTTTTGCTAATGTTGAAAGCTCAGAGTTGCAAACGATAAAAAGCCAAATCGATAAACAATTAGGAATATCACTTCTTATATTTACTAGATGGGTTATGGTTATGGTGCATTTTGAAAAAGCTTTATACGAAAACCCTCATCAAGATTTAAATAAACTTTGGTGGGATTTAGTAGAGAAGTTTCAATCTTTAAAACGTCCCATCCATCGCAACGCTCCCGATTGGGCCTCAAAATTACATATTGCTTGCGCTCCCGTTTACTATCAAAATTATCTTTTAGGAGAAATGATGGCAAGTCAACTCATCCACTCTTTTAAAGAAGAAAAACAGGAAGGAAAAAACTGGTTTTCAAATAAGCCTTTAGGGGAATGGTTAAAAGCAAAAGTATTTACAGATGGGGCTAAATATCCATGGCAAGAATTAATAAAAAGGGCAACTAAACATAAATTATCAAGTAATTACTTTATTAAAGACTTAATATAA
- a CDS encoding Secretion system effector C (SseC) like family protein: MSLFNQVGPASWKGQVTTDSTTVTPLTTKEKIDQIVSLNGKTQLAEKPYRADPSFPILPPPRDVDSPEKFYNSHRGLTFLKETPLSQEEQASLKQADQQATYRSTFESTLSQEKLSNATKAQLRFYHYHPEMKAPLEIGRALQVVEKKTLTSFQASSNALPKDWKPVIDNSEIDVPVSVAYENAFLAEAEKTTLSKSQLKTLRYILANPKEGVNFPDLNRVKTEIDQKVIPQIRNEYGVPDGVPLKASWKINGEIKGSLNYEVDKHLANFMDKKNLSMDEATLLKNALKNGTVEGLSAKQIKLFNEFKTSIPSINHEVIHQNGLPGTWQADFSQIKSTFPLNDPQFSSLRNADGMLTQAKSAISLLPNNAAKVDILNFLKKLTDALTELKTILFQSLEADSAAAKRMGDANLSLEKEKAELQLKNLEENKVEMQKQKDLQLAMKILGPILIVLSLIIAALTGGAAGFVIAAVMATITLVEQTTGGINKMFEAISTAIQNDPNIPPEHKEAVKIIVKVLMVATIVAAAVLTGSGISAAGSALAGLQATITGLQLGVSSLLGSQVIVDILKAAGVSEDARQIVSMVIGMVLMIVISIVGMRAMKAVQDLPEQVSAAAQKFKDIIKNISDKIPQIRDAFKAVFASMAQYQSRLGPMFSLIQTTLQMSTSIVNAISNFSKAEAALSKAEIEAAIEEIEALIKQLKKTINKFMQQATSAAEDLEKEGQFSRSIWDGLRNSLPNYGGSA; encoded by the coding sequence ATGTCATTATTTAATCAAGTCGGTCCAGCGTCTTGGAAAGGTCAAGTCACAACGGATTCAACTACGGTTACCCCCCTTACCACTAAGGAAAAAATCGATCAAATTGTTTCCTTGAATGGTAAAACGCAACTAGCCGAAAAACCTTATCGAGCCGATCCTTCCTTTCCTATTTTACCGCCACCGCGAGACGTGGATTCTCCCGAAAAATTTTACAACTCTCATCGAGGGCTAACTTTTCTTAAAGAAACCCCTTTATCGCAAGAGGAACAAGCAAGTTTAAAGCAAGCTGATCAACAAGCGACTTATCGCTCAACTTTTGAAAGCACTTTATCACAAGAAAAACTATCTAACGCAACCAAAGCTCAACTTCGCTTTTACCACTATCATCCTGAAATGAAAGCCCCTTTAGAGATTGGTCGAGCTTTACAGGTTGTTGAAAAAAAAACCTTAACGTCTTTTCAAGCGTCAAGTAATGCGCTTCCCAAAGATTGGAAACCAGTTATTGATAACTCAGAGATTGATGTACCGGTTAGTGTAGCTTATGAAAACGCCTTTTTAGCTGAAGCTGAAAAAACGACATTATCAAAAAGTCAACTAAAGACTTTACGTTATATTTTAGCAAATCCTAAAGAAGGGGTAAATTTTCCCGATTTAAATCGTGTAAAAACAGAAATTGATCAAAAAGTAATCCCTCAAATTAGAAATGAGTATGGTGTGCCCGATGGTGTGCCTCTTAAAGCATCCTGGAAAATTAACGGCGAAATAAAAGGTTCTTTAAACTACGAAGTTGATAAACATTTAGCTAATTTTATGGATAAAAAAAACTTATCTATGGATGAGGCTACCCTTCTTAAAAATGCTTTAAAAAATGGGACAGTCGAAGGATTATCTGCAAAACAAATTAAATTATTTAACGAATTTAAAACGAGTATTCCATCAATTAATCACGAAGTCATTCACCAAAATGGACTTCCAGGCACTTGGCAAGCCGATTTCTCCCAGATTAAATCAACTTTTCCCTTAAATGACCCTCAATTTTCTTCTTTACGAAACGCAGATGGTATGTTAACGCAAGCTAAATCGGCTATTAGTTTGCTACCAAATAATGCTGCAAAAGTTGATATTTTAAATTTCTTAAAAAAATTAACTGATGCCCTTACAGAATTAAAAACAATTCTTTTCCAATCTTTGGAAGCAGACAGTGCTGCAGCTAAAAGAATGGGAGATGCAAACTTAAGTTTAGAAAAGGAAAAAGCTGAATTACAATTAAAAAATCTAGAAGAAAACAAAGTAGAAATGCAAAAACAAAAAGATTTGCAATTAGCTATGAAAATTCTAGGTCCTATTTTAATTGTACTATCTTTAATTATCGCAGCATTAACAGGTGGCGCTGCAGGGTTTGTAATCGCGGCAGTTATGGCAACTATTACTCTTGTAGAACAAACTACAGGTGGCATAAACAAGATGTTTGAAGCCATCTCTACTGCCATTCAAAATGACCCCAATATTCCGCCTGAACATAAAGAAGCTGTAAAAATCATTGTTAAAGTGTTAATGGTCGCAACCATTGTCGCAGCAGCTGTTTTAACGGGATCGGGTATTTCTGCTGCAGGTTCTGCCCTTGCCGGTTTGCAAGCTACCATTACTGGTTTGCAACTAGGAGTTTCATCCTTACTTGGTTCTCAAGTCATTGTTGATATATTAAAGGCCGCTGGAGTATCCGAAGATGCAAGACAAATTGTTTCTATGGTGATTGGAATGGTTTTAATGATCGTTATATCAATAGTCGGCATGAGAGCTATGAAAGCTGTCCAAGACTTACCAGAACAAGTTAGTGCTGCCGCTCAAAAATTTAAGGATATTATTAAAAATATTTCCGATAAAATTCCTCAAATTAGAGATGCATTTAAAGCAGTTTTTGCCTCAATGGCACAATACCAATCCCGTTTAGGTCCTATGTTTTCTTTAATTCAAACAACCTTACAGATGAGTACTAGCATTGTTAATGCGATCAGTAATTTTTCAAAAGCTGAGGCTGCCTTATCTAAAGCTGAAATTGAAGCGGCTATTGAAGAAATAGAGGCTTTAATTAAACAATTGAAAAAAACAATTAATAAATTTATGCAGCAAGCCACCTCCGCGGCAGAAGATTTAGAAAAAGAAGGACAATTTTCTAGAAGTATCTGGGATGGATTGCGCAATTCCCTTCCAAATTACGGAGGCAGTGCTTAA
- the rluC_2 gene encoding Ribosomal large subunit pseudouridine synthase C — MLKVKESNIKLLSFLKLTLLQTYSNKQIKKGIESNFCKINGKIERFASTILLKDDVVEFDIEGFKDTFANDSLTKVPILYEDEDFLACNKPDNIASDSDELVKRIGSSSKIYLVHRLDKDTTGVLLFAKSEQALKAIIEQFRLLHVTKEYLAIVDGIPNKEKGKISNNLSKIKSLQGQSIWGVTDEGLKAITYWEQVVCYKNASLIRCFPKTGRTHQLRVHLAGMKHPIIGDYQYGYHSKYSFSVKRPLLHAFKLKFVHYRTGNEVSIKAPLPDDFEQMLKKLHLPCVF, encoded by the coding sequence ATGTTAAAAGTAAAAGAAAGCAATATTAAGCTTTTGTCATTTTTAAAATTAACTCTTCTTCAAACCTATTCCAATAAACAAATAAAAAAAGGAATCGAAAGTAATTTTTGCAAAATTAACGGCAAAATTGAACGTTTTGCATCTACAATATTGCTCAAAGATGATGTAGTAGAATTTGATATAGAGGGTTTTAAAGATACATTTGCAAATGATAGTCTTACCAAAGTTCCCATTCTTTATGAAGATGAAGACTTTTTAGCATGTAACAAACCAGACAATATTGCTTCTGATTCGGATGAATTAGTTAAGCGAATAGGTAGCTCTTCCAAAATATATTTAGTTCATCGCTTAGATAAAGATACTACAGGTGTGTTACTTTTTGCTAAAAGCGAACAAGCTTTAAAAGCTATCATCGAGCAATTTAGACTACTTCATGTCACAAAAGAGTATTTAGCAATCGTTGATGGGATCCCTAATAAAGAAAAAGGAAAAATTAGCAATAATCTTTCTAAAATCAAATCATTACAAGGGCAATCGATTTGGGGGGTAACTGATGAAGGCTTAAAAGCCATTACTTATTGGGAACAAGTGGTATGTTATAAAAATGCTTCATTAATAAGATGTTTTCCTAAAACTGGACGAACACATCAATTACGTGTGCATTTAGCAGGTATGAAACACCCAATCATTGGAGATTACCAATATGGCTATCATTCAAAGTATTCATTTAGTGTAAAACGGCCACTTTTACATGCTTTTAAATTAAAGTTTGTTCATTATAGAACAGGAAATGAAGTGAGTATAAAAGCACCACTTCCCGATGATTTTGAACAAATGTTAAAAAAGCTCCACTTGCCATGCGTTTTTTAA
- the rplT gene encoding 50S ribosomal protein L20, with protein sequence MVRVTNAVASHRRKKRLFKLAKGFVGDRKNHIRLTSDAVLRALAYNYRHRKLKKREFRRLWITRISAAAKIHGISYSKFIFGLKQARCDLDRKILADMAIRDPNSFAAIAIRAKEALV encoded by the coding sequence ATGGTTAGAGTAACCAACGCTGTCGCTTCACATCGTAGAAAGAAAAGACTATTTAAGCTTGCAAAAGGCTTTGTTGGAGATCGAAAAAATCATATTAGATTGACTAGCGATGCTGTATTGCGTGCTTTGGCGTACAATTACCGCCATCGTAAACTAAAAAAACGTGAATTTCGCCGTTTATGGATCACGAGAATTTCTGCAGCTGCCAAAATTCACGGTATTTCATACAGCAAATTTATATTTGGCTTAAAGCAAGCACGATGTGACCTAGATAGAAAAATTTTGGCCGATATGGCCATTCGCGATCCAAATAGCTTCGCAGCTATTGCGATCCGCGCTAAAGAAGCATTAGTGTAA
- the folQ gene encoding putative DHNTP pyrophosphohydrolase encodes MERQFTASTYIIDNQKVLLIYHKKIRKWLPPGGHLEINETPCDAAKREALEETGIAVEFIKQENVWVNQNNANSFARPYLCLLEEIPPHITTPAHQHIDFVYVARPLRSNFSPISPEDQILRWFDLDQIEGLNEEEIFTETKEVIKSIFTTFTSLVMT; translated from the coding sequence ATGGAACGACAGTTTACTGCTAGCACTTACATCATTGATAATCAAAAAGTTTTACTCATTTATCACAAAAAAATTCGTAAGTGGTTACCACCCGGAGGCCACTTAGAAATTAATGAAACACCATGCGATGCCGCTAAACGAGAAGCTTTAGAAGAAACGGGTATTGCAGTTGAATTTATCAAACAAGAAAATGTTTGGGTGAATCAAAATAATGCGAATAGTTTTGCAAGGCCTTATCTTTGTTTGTTAGAAGAAATACCTCCTCATATTACAACTCCAGCCCATCAACACATCGATTTTGTCTATGTTGCAAGACCTTTACGTAGTAATTTTTCCCCAATATCGCCAGAAGATCAAATTTTACGATGGTTTGATTTAGATCAAATTGAGGGTCTAAACGAAGAAGAAATTTTTACTGAAACGAAAGAAGTAATAAAAAGCATTTTTACAACTTTTACTTCTTTGGTAATGACTTAA
- the rfaC gene encoding Lipopolysaccharide heptosyltransferase 1, which translates to MRFLIVKTSSLGDILQTIPCAQFIKSIYPNSILDWVVEEPMQDLISENPYVDNLIVVNTKKWRKHWRSSFNEVVKMRALLKKYPYDAVFDLQGNSKSAFFTKMARSQNKIGFGWKSVAEKPNWFVTNKRYDPPTGLNIRQDYLFLLEEYFQKKWEMRPTFTTIKQNNWMICSGSAWQSKQLSLQSWIQFLKKVEHFASPRLFFLSGNDKENEFAKALSQQFSHSVVLDRLPLLDLKKCMQEMKLVVSVDSLPLHLAAEENIPTFSIFGPSSSKKYKPLGDIHASFSGSCPFDKNFEKRCDLLRKCINAPCTKNIDIEELGKSFQRWLNDLYK; encoded by the coding sequence ATGCGTTTTTTAATTGTAAAGACCTCCTCTTTAGGTGATATTCTTCAAACCATTCCTTGTGCTCAATTTATTAAATCTATTTATCCAAATAGTATACTTGACTGGGTTGTTGAAGAGCCTATGCAAGACCTTATTAGTGAAAATCCTTATGTAGATAATTTAATTGTAGTGAATACCAAAAAATGGCGTAAACATTGGCGTTCATCATTCAATGAAGTTGTAAAAATGAGAGCTCTTCTAAAGAAATATCCTTATGATGCTGTTTTTGACCTACAAGGCAATAGTAAATCAGCTTTTTTTACAAAAATGGCTAGAAGCCAAAATAAAATAGGATTTGGATGGAAATCTGTAGCCGAAAAGCCAAACTGGTTTGTAACCAATAAGAGATATGATCCGCCAACTGGTTTAAATATTCGGCAAGACTATTTGTTTTTGTTAGAAGAGTATTTTCAAAAAAAATGGGAAATGAGACCTACTTTTACGACTATTAAGCAAAATAATTGGATGATTTGTTCAGGGTCTGCTTGGCAAAGTAAGCAATTAAGTTTGCAAAGTTGGATTCAATTTTTAAAAAAAGTGGAACATTTTGCTTCCCCAAGATTATTTTTTTTAAGCGGAAATGATAAAGAAAATGAATTTGCTAAAGCTTTAAGTCAACAATTTTCTCATTCCGTAGTGTTAGATCGTTTGCCATTGCTCGATTTAAAAAAGTGTATGCAAGAAATGAAACTAGTTGTAAGTGTTGATTCTTTACCTCTTCATTTAGCGGCAGAAGAAAATATTCCAACTTTTAGTATTTTTGGCCCCTCTTCTTCTAAAAAATATAAACCTTTAGGAGACATTCATGCTAGCTTTTCAGGTAGTTGTCCATTTGATAAAAACTTTGAAAAGCGATGCGATTTGCTGCGTAAGTGTATCAACGCACCTTGTACAAAAAATATTGATATCGAAGAGCTAGGTAAGTCTTTTCAGCGTTGGTTAAATGATTTGTATAAGTAA
- the pheS gene encoding Phenylalanine--tRNA ligase alpha subunit: MQPSIEKIREEFLIDIANANTTSEIEEIKVKYLGKKGPIQGLMKHLKDATAEERPLFGKWINDFKEYTSQQIEQKFTTLLENEENNRLKAETIDVTLPGRKRYSGRKHIVNAVLDEMIDILLEMGFSVQYGPDIESDYYNFEALNFAEDHPARDMQDTFYLNTGYLLRTHTSNIQARVMETTEPPIRIIAPGRAYRNETITARSHVFFHQIEGLYIDKGVSFADLLATLDDFFKRFFHKDIETRFRPSYFPFVEPGMEVDVKCLSCNGIGCQLCKHTGWLEVAGAGMVHPEVLRMGGIDPEVYSGYAWGMGVERQILLKHSVKDIRLFTENDLRFLRQFSFS; encoded by the coding sequence GTGCAACCTTCTATTGAAAAAATTCGAGAAGAATTTTTAATCGACATTGCTAATGCCAATACAACCTCAGAAATAGAAGAGATAAAGGTAAAATACTTAGGCAAAAAAGGACCGATTCAAGGTTTAATGAAACACTTGAAAGATGCCACGGCAGAGGAAAGACCTTTATTTGGTAAGTGGATCAATGACTTTAAAGAGTACACTTCTCAGCAAATTGAACAAAAATTTACTACACTATTGGAAAATGAAGAGAATAATCGTCTTAAAGCAGAAACAATCGATGTAACTTTGCCCGGAAGAAAAAGATATTCTGGTAGAAAGCACATCGTCAATGCTGTTTTAGACGAAATGATCGATATATTGTTAGAAATGGGGTTTTCTGTTCAATATGGTCCCGATATTGAATCTGATTATTATAATTTCGAAGCTTTAAATTTTGCAGAAGATCATCCTGCAAGAGATATGCAAGATACGTTTTACTTAAATACAGGCTATTTATTAAGAACTCATACCAGCAATATTCAAGCCAGGGTAATGGAGACTACAGAGCCTCCTATTCGAATAATAGCGCCCGGACGCGCCTATAGGAATGAAACAATAACAGCCAGATCCCACGTCTTTTTTCATCAAATTGAAGGGTTGTACATTGATAAAGGTGTTTCTTTTGCTGATCTCTTAGCCACTTTAGATGATTTTTTTAAGCGATTCTTTCATAAAGATATTGAAACGCGTTTTAGACCAAGTTACTTTCCGTTCGTTGAGCCAGGAATGGAAGTTGATGTTAAATGTTTAAGTTGCAACGGTATTGGTTGTCAGCTTTGCAAACACACAGGCTGGTTAGAAGTAGCAGGTGCTGGAATGGTCCATCCTGAAGTTTTACGTATGGGGGGAATTGATCCCGAAGTCTATTCTGGTTATGCTTGGGGAATGGGTGTCGAAAGACAAATTCTTTTGAAGCATAGTGTTAAAGACATTCGTTTGTTTACTGAAAACGATCTCCGTTTTTTAAGACAATTTTCATTTTCTTAA